The Sneathiella sp. P13V-1 genome includes a window with the following:
- a CDS encoding antirestriction protein ArdA gives MNTYHATPYDISATGFYFQTLEEYQKKAGEHRNEYGDPVEEYEIQYIDGDGDDCDLFHALSVNQANLNIWFDDFEGAFTDEELVKVLYLSGEFGLSMKEILERDLDDVYLFEGSLKDYAEQYLEGSGILDAVEKAGLNPFYIDTDAYARDMEINGGFTTFEHDGNQFVIEYHG, from the coding sequence ATGAACACCTACCATGCGACCCCTTACGATATTTCCGCCACAGGGTTTTATTTTCAGACTTTGGAAGAGTACCAGAAGAAAGCAGGCGAACACCGAAACGAATACGGTGATCCGGTTGAGGAATATGAAATCCAGTATATCGACGGCGACGGAGACGATTGCGACTTGTTTCATGCCTTGTCGGTTAATCAGGCAAACTTGAACATCTGGTTTGATGACTTTGAAGGCGCGTTCACGGATGAGGAGTTGGTGAAGGTGCTCTACCTATCTGGTGAGTTTGGCTTGAGCATGAAGGAAATCTTGGAGCGTGATCTGGATGACGTTTATCTGTTTGAAGGTTCGCTCAAGGACTATGCGGAGCAGTATCTTGAAGGTAGCGGAATTCTGGATGCTGTAGAAAAGGCAGGCCTTAATCCATTCTATATCGACACGGACGCCTATGCCCGCGATATGGAAATCAACGGCGGGTTTACCACCTTTGAACATGACGGGAATCAGTTTGTGATCGAGTATCATGGATAG